Sequence from the Ignavibacteria bacterium genome:
GCGGCTTCGTGCCTCCATTCTGGGGATGGGCGGGCTTCAAATCGGTCTGACTGCACTTGTGGCAGGTGGAGCCGCGTTTGCATTTGGACTGTCGTGGCAAGCCTCACTTGCAATCGGATTCACCCTGTCTCTCTCCTCCACAGCAATCGTAATGCAGACACTTCAGGAAAAAGGACTGATTAAATCGGGGGCGGGTCAAAGTTCTTTTTCGGTGCTCCTATTTCAGGACATCGCAGTCATCCCGATTCTTGCGATTTTTCCTCTTCTTGCCACCACAAACACAACGGCACCAGTAAATGCACATCCCTCATTTATGGAGACACTTCCCGCATGGTTGCAGACGCTTTTTGTTATAGGCGCGGTAGGGGTAATAGTTCTCGCTGGGAAATACCTCTTGAATCATGTTTTCAGAATTGTCGCAAAAACCGCAATGCGTGAAATTTTTACGGCGATGGTTCTTCTTTTGGTCATCGGTATTGCGCTGTTGATGAATTTTGTCGGACTCAGTCCTGCTCTCGGTGCATTTGTTGCGGGTGTCGTGCTTGCAAACAGTGAGTACAGGCACGAACTCGAAAGTGACATCGATCCTTTTAAGGGGTTGTTGCTTGGGCTCTTTTTTATATCGGTGGGTGCGAGCATCAACTTCGATTTAGTCACGGATCAGCCCGTTACAATTCTGCTCCTGACCCTCGGATTAATGTTTATTAAAGCGGCGGTGGTTTTTGTTATCGGGAAAATTTTCCGTCTGGGGAATGGCGAAAGCTCCATTTTTGCGGTTGCCCTTGCACAGGTCGGAGAGTTCGCGTTTGTACTTTTCTCATTCTCATCTTCACTCGGGATTCTTGATTCCAATACTACAGGGATTTTGACGGCTGTCGTTGCAATCAGTATGGCACTTACACCTTTCATCTTTACTTTTAATGAAAAGGTGATTCTGCCTCTCCTTGCCAGATCCAACCCTGCACCAGAACGGGAAGAGGACAAAATCGAGGAAAAAGGG
This genomic interval carries:
- a CDS encoding cation:proton antiporter, with product MHEGGFFYQAFLYLVTAVVTVPIAKKLGLGSVLGYLIGGIIIGPALLGLVGNEGQDIMHFAEFGVVMMLFVIGLELEPSLLWRLRASILGMGGLQIGLTALVAGGAAFAFGLSWQASLAIGFTLSLSSTAIVMQTLQEKGLIKSGAGQSSFSVLLFQDIAVIPILAIFPLLATTNTTAPVNAHPSFMETLPAWLQTLFVIGAVGVIVLAGKYLLNHVFRIVAKTAMREIFTAMVLLLVIGIALLMNFVGLSPALGAFVAGVVLANSEYRHELESDIDPFKGLLLGLFFISVGASINFDLVTDQPVTILLLTLGLMFIKAAVVFVIGKIFRLGNGESSIFAVALAQVGEFAFVLFSFSSSLGILDSNTTGILTAVVAISMALTPFIFTFNEKVILPLLARSNPAPEREEDKIEEKGKVIIAGFGRFGNTAGRFLRANGVFPTVIDNDSDRVETLRKLGIKVYYGEPTRHDLLHAAGAEEAKIIIIALDIPEKVLEMVHTVKKHFPHAKILARAYDRADAYDLMDAGVDKVYRETLDTSLRMGADTLKHLGYRAYQTERMSHIFFNHDEENLKELAAHRKDKSEYLSAARQAIEELEEIIREDFKDTDVSRDAGWDSESLREEFGKF